AGCTTTTTTGCAGACTTCAAGGAAAGGCCGCTCTCCTGCGTCGAGCGTGACAAGACACGTTTGATGAAATAATAAGGATATTCTGGTGAAGATTAAATTATACAAAATAGTCGGAAACTGATTGTCTAACTTTTCAACATAAAATATATACTGGGATCTATTTACTTTACATCAAAAATCAAAAACAGTTGTTCTCCATGAGAAAAAATCAGGTGCTTCTTTGAGGATCAATTTGAGTGAAGAATTGTTAATCCAGATAATTATTGGGTACTCGAATTCCAGTAAATTCTCTCTCAGCATGTTTAGAAGAAATAACGTTTCAGATTTTCCGTTTTTGTTTTTCTTTCTTATTGCTTTATCAAACCCGAGCACAAAAACTGCAACTATTTTATTCTGGGATTTGTTGAACTTATAGGCATCTAATTCCGCTTTTTCTTTTAACAGGTGAAACAGATTTGTCGAATCTTCATCCATTCTCAGTTTATCAATGTAAATTCTGTCACCTACTCGCTCTAAAATTTCATCGCAAACTAAATTGCACAAAATAGGTTCATTACAGTTTACAAATGCAATAGTACAATCATTTGACAGTTCAAGAAGAGTAATTATCTCTTCTATTTTTGAGTGGTGGGATGATTCCAGTTTCATCAATATACCTGTACAAAATAATCTATGAATTTATAGAACAGATTGCCTTGTAAGGAGTATCTAACCTTTTCTCTTTAATGAATTCGAATAAAAAAGTTACCGGAAACTGTAAACAAGTTTCCAGTTTTAAGCATTTAAGTATGAATTTATTTCAGAGTTCTGCCCGCCTGTCAATAATCCTCTTTGCCTTTCCTGCGGTCCTTTCGATGCTGCCTTTCTCCAGCAATTCGACGTTTGTGCGGATGTTCAGGACGGCTTTGAGTTCGTGCTGGACGTGGTTCTGGATGGCTTTGAGGTCTTTGAGATCGCCGGTAAAAGCATTATCTTCAAGTTCGACTTCGATTGTGAGCTCGTCAAGCATGTGTTTATTGCGGTCAAGGATAAGCTGGAATTGTTCACCGACCTGTGGGATTCTTGAGATAACGTCCTGGATCTGGGAGGGGAAGACGTTGATTCCACGGACGATCATCATGTCGTCTACCCTGCCGAGCAGGCGTGAGATCCTGGTTGTTGTTCTGCCGCAGTCGCATTCGGACTCAAGGAGGCGGGTCATGTCACCTGTGCGGTATCTTATGTTGCATAAACCTTCCTTGTTGAGGGAAGTTAAGACGAGTTCACCTTTTTCGCCTTCAGAGACCTGTTCTCCGTTTTCGTCCAGAACTTCGACGAAGAAGTTGTCGCTCCAGATGTGCAGACCGTTCTGTTCCTGGCACTCGAAGCCGACACCAGGACCGAGCATTTCGGAGAGGCCGTAACAGTCATAGGCTTTGAGGTTCAGGCGTTTTTCAAGCTGTTTCCGCGTGTTTTCCGACCAGGGTTCGCCGCCGAAGATGGCTGCTTTTAAGGAAAGTTTGTCTATGAGACCTAGCTCTTCTGCAGTTTCTGCGAGGTAGAAAGCGTAGGAGGGGGTGCAGTGGACCGCAGTTACCCCGAAATCGATCATCATTTCAAGCTGCCGGGCGGTGTTGCCTGTCGCTGCCGGCACGACCAGGGCTCCCATCCTCTCTACACCGTAGTGGAAGCCCATTCCCCCGGTAAAGAGGCCATAGTTCATGGAATTCTGTATAACGTCGCCTTTTGTAAGCCCTATCATCGTAAGGCTTCGAGCGATCAGGTCCGACCAAGTCTCAATGTCCTTTGCAGTATATCCAACAACCGTGGGCTTCCCGCTGGTCCCTGAGGAAGCATGAATGCGCACGATATCCTCTTTCTTTGCAGCAAACAGCCCGAATGGATAGTTGTCCCGAAGGTCTGTTTTGCGTGTGAAAGGCAGCTTCCGGACGTCCTCAAGGGTCTTGATGTCCTCGGGAGCGACTCCAGCCTCTTTGAATTTCTGCCTGTAGAAGGGAACGTTGTCATAGACCAGCTTTGCACTGTGTTGCAGGCGTTTCAGCTGTAGTCTCTTCGTTTCTTTGGGATCCATTGTTTCATATTTCGGCTGCCAGTATTTCATTAAAAGGACCTTCTTTTGATTTGTGAAACCATTTTTTAGATTCAAATGTTGCTATGAACTACTCTATTCGTGCTAAACCTACTCGTGCTATGACTCTACATGTCATGATATTTTAAGTGATCCTATGAGTAATATACAATGTTTGAAAAAATCCTTCTGTACTGTAATCCTTCCCACATATAAATATTGTTGAGTGAACTGTTTGGATTGGGAAGGTTAGTAAACTTAGTGGGTTTAAAGTAATCCATTCAGACGGATATTCTTAAAAATGAAACGCCGTTTGTTGAAATAAGTAAACAAATTATAACAAAAATTAGTTAAACAACTATCGGTTTTAAATAATCTTTCTTTGTCTACGATATCACATCAGAACATATCAACCTACAGATCCCATTGTACGCAACCCTATAATTATCTGGAATCTCTTCAATAGAATTGAATATTTCATAACACTTCTTGCTAACGTTTTTTAAATGATGACGGCCGAAAAGCATTAGTATTCAACCTTATTCTCAGTTTCTTCCCATACCTTAAAAGCCTCCAATGCCTCTTCCTTGAGGAGCTGCCGGAATTCAATTTTTCGTTCCTGTGGAGAACATGAAATTTCCTTGTATATGAAGGAATCATCAAAGCCGATATTTTCAGCATCAGACCTTGTGCTGGCAAAGAAAACTCTATCTATCCTTGCCCAGTAAATGGCCCCAAGGCACATAGGGCAGGGCTCGCAGGAAACGTAGATCTCACATCCGCTAAGATTAAAGGTATTCAGTTTCCGGGCTGCCTCTCTTATGGCACTGATCTCTGCGTGGGCGGTCGGATCATTAAGCACGGTGACCTGGTTGCAGCTTTCAGAAACTATTTCCCCATTTTTCGTAATCACTGCCCCAAATGGTCCTCCCCCTCTTGTTATACTTTTGAGGGAGAGTTCAATAGCACGTTTCATAAACAAAAAATCTTTTTTAGACATGTGTCGCTCCTTCATTCCTATTTTCATGTAGATGATAAATGTGAACTACCACTCAGCTAAAGACTGAGTGGCTTTTTGGTTCATTCCTCCCTCTATTGAGGGCAAGTCCCCAAGCTCATCCCCGTAGTCCCTACGGTGTCATAATCCAATTAGATTCTGATCTATGAGTGCGAATTTTTTGATATTAATAGCGGCATTAATGTCTCTATGGTGTTTGGTTTTACAGTCTGGACAAATCCATTCTCTGTCTTTTAGCTGAAGCTCTTTATTGTGGTATCCACACACACTACATAGCTTAGAAGAGGGTTCAAATTGTCCTATTCTCAGGACGGTTTTTCCAAACCATTGAGCCTTATATTCCAACTTTGTTACAAAACTACTCCACGCAGAATCACTTATAGCCTGTGCTAAGTGATGATTCTTAACCATGCCTTTAACATTTAGAGTTTCCAGAGCTACAGCTTGGTTTTCGCTAACAAGTCTAAAAGAGAGTTTGTTCTGGAAGTCATTTCTCTGATTTGTTATTTTGTCATGGAGTACAGCAAGTCTTCGTTTAGCTTTTGCCCTGTTCTTAGAGCCTTTCTGTTTCCTTGAGACTCTTTTCTGTAATACTTTGAGCCTTTTAAGAGAGTTTTTCAAGTACTTTGGATTCTCAACCTTTTCTCCTGTTGAAAGGACAGCAAAGTCTTTGATACCTACATCAATTCCTACTGTTGTTGATTCTGTGAAAGCTTCCTTTACTGGAAGTTCTTTTCCATCTTCAACAAGGATACTGATGTAGTAATGTCCTTTACATGTCCTTGATACCGTAGCCGTTTTAGGCTCTCCTTCAAACTTCCTGTGAAGAACTGCTTTAATTGGTTCTATTTTAGGAAGCTTGATAGTATTATTTTCAAAGTTTACAGTGTAGTGTTGAGGTACAGGAAAAGACTGTATCGGATTCTTTTTTGATTTGAACTTTGGAAACCCTGTTTTCTCTCAAAAGAATCTAGTGAAAGCGGATTCAACCTGCTTAGTCATCCCCTGTAATGATTGAGAGTTAACTTCTCCTAACCACTCATTAGAAGCCTTTAGAGTAGGAATTAATTTGTTTAAGTCAAATCTGGAAATTGATTCCCCTGTCTGCTCATAAGTTTTAATTTTCTGGTCAAGTGCCCAATTATAGACAAATCTACAGCTACCTATATGCTGATTCAATTGAATAGCTTGTGTAGTTGTAGGATAGAGTCTAAATTTGAACGCTTGCATCATACAAAGGCGTAATATGCTTTAACAACATACATACTTTTTGGTAAATACGAAGTATGAAACACGGAATCATAGCAAATTTTTGTTAATGTACCATGTTATTTTTGTTTGCAAATACCGAAAAGTCATACTTGAACCAATTAGCGAAGAACTCAAACAGATTAGGATTGACATTTCAAAAGAGTCTAACTTTGAAATCCTTGAAATGGAAACTGACAAAGACCATATTCATTTCTTGATCAAGAGTGAGCCGAAAGTTAGCGTTTTGTCAATTGTCAGAAAATTGAAACAAGAATATACTAACAGGTTATGGAAAACTCAAAAAGAATATCTGAAAAAGTATTATTGGGGTGAGAATACGTTATGGAGTGATGGTTATTTTGCGTCTACTATCGGAAATGTTAGTAAAGAGGCGGCAGAATATTACATACGAAATCAGGGTTGAAGTTGACGCTTATATCCCCTGAGCTAAAGACTCAGGGGTTTTACGCTTCTTCATATAAAGATAGTACATATCTTTTAATGATATAACATGCCTTTTTACTAAAGGGTAAAACCCTCCTGTAAAAGGATAAATAAAAAAAGGACATTTTACAGGACAAACCTTAAGTACGAAAACAAATCAAAACATTACTTAGAGTGATAATGTTGACAACCAAAAGTTTTACCGCTGAAGAAGCAAAGGCAGTTGGGGAACAACTGGGACTAAAATGGGATAAATTCGATGTCGACCAGTTCCGCAGAGGTATGGACGTAGAGCTGGAACATGGGACCATAGACCCCGCAACAAACGTTACGAACGACGACCCCATAATGACAGGAAAGATTGCTCTGGCTCATCTTAACGAGTTTCCGGACTATTACGACAGGCTGGAAGAAATGGAAGAAGAAGCTGAGGAATTCTGGGAAAAAGACTGAACACCGGGCTTTAAAAAACATAATTTTTTCTATTTAATTTTCTCTATTTAATTTTCTCTATTTAATTTTCTCTATTTAATTTTCTCTATTTAATTTTCTCTATTTAATTTTCTCTATTTAATTTTCTATTTAAGTTTCTATTAAAGTTTCTATTTAAGTTTCTATTTAAGTTTATTTCATGCGTCTTCGGTTAAGAGATAATCATGATAAATTGCCCTATTTCTGCGATATATCTCGAAAACATATATTGATCTGAAGTTGGAACAAGATATCGATTTTAGTTTCGGTGTTCGAAATTTAAGATTAATTTTGCTCTAAAATCGATAGCATACAGGCAAGAAAATTCCTTAACCGAAGACGCATGAAGTTTATTTAGTTTACACTTAAAATTTTGGTGGCAGTATAGCGAAAGTTCTGTAAAATATGACTGACTCTATATCCTTTTCCTTTCACCACAAAAAAAGAGGATGCAGAGTCAATGGTTAATTTATTCCCACTCATAAAAGATTATCTTGTCGATCAGGAAGATGGAATTCGCCAGCTAATTACCTGGTATTTTTAAGCCTTGTAATGGAGGAGGAAGCCTTCCTCCAGGCTGGTGCACAACGTTATGAGAGGACGGATTCACGTAAAGCAGAAATGGATACAAACCCCGAACTCTCCTGACCAAGCATGGGAAACTCAAATTATTTAAGCTTCAATTCCGGAGTTTCCCTTTGAAACCTAGATTTTTGAGAAATATACAAGAGTTGAAAAGACCATTTTAGCCGCTGTAGCCTAATCTTACCTGCAAGGAGTTTCCACCCAACGGGTGAAAAAGATCATGACTGCTATAGGCATAAGAGAAATCTCAGCCTCTTCTGTATCCAGAATTACTAAAGAACTGGATGAAAAGGTTGAAGAATTCCTCTCAAAGCGAATAGAACATGAAATCCCTTACCTGTTAATCGATAAGACTTATTTCAAGGAAAGTTTAGGTTTATTAATTCTAAAGCTAACTTTCAATTTTTGACATGATTTTGAAAATCAAAGTATTCAATTTCAAAGTATTCAATTTTTTTACCAATTTCAGTTTCAACCAGTCTTTCAGTCCAATCTTCCGTGGTTTCATTCCTGCCCCTGAAAACCAGTTGAAAGGAAAACAGGATGAATTATGTACAAAAATCACGCCTAGATTATAACTTATATTATAAAGACAATAGTTATTATTTAATTATGTTATACCAGGATTTAGACTGGTAATTCAAAGAAAAAAAAATGGCATAAAAATAAAATAAGATGACTATAACCTATTATAATATACCTAATAAATCTGAACTTAACATCAATTATAATGGAAAAATGAGTTAATGTAAATAATTTTTTAAATCTGTGATAGTAAATATATTATATAAGTTAGAATCATACAGATCGTAAATCTGTATAATATTTTCCAGATTGTTACAAAAACCATTAAAAATGGGTACTCAAGATGATAGAATTGGATACTTCCGATAAACCAAAAGTTCTCATCGTGGACGACGAAAGAGACCAGGTAGAATTACTATGTTTGCAGCTTGAAGATGAATATTTTCCAATTCCTGCATATACCGGAAAAGAAGCCATTGAACTTGTGAAAACTGAACTTCCGGATTTGATATTATTAGACTTGATGTTGCCTGTAAGTGATGGTTATGAGATATGCAGCATACTAAAAAATGATCCTGTCTACAGGTTCATACCTATAATTATAATTTCCGGACTTATTGAGAAGCCAAATAAAATAAGAGCAACTCAATGCGGAGCTGATGATTTTATTAACAAGCCAATAGATAGGTTTGAGCTTAAAACAAGGATAAAGTCTCTAATCAGGATAAAAAAGAATTATGAAGCTCTGCAGGAAAGCGAGAACAGATATAAACAACTTTTTAACAACAGCCCGGCTGTCACACTTCTCGTAGATCCGTTCAATTACCGTATTGTCGATGCAAACAATCCTGCATGCGCTTACTATGGGTATACTTATGAAGAGGTAACTGCAAAAAAAATCACTGATATTAACACATTCTCTCAGGAAAGAAATAGAGTAATTAGCCAGCAAGTTTTTTCTGAAAAGAAAGGTCACTTCTATTCCTGCCATAAACTTGCCAGTGGAGAAATAAGGCATGTAGAGATGTATGTCAATACAATAAACGTTAAAGGTAAAGAACTTTTTTTTATAAACGTCTATGATATCACTGCCAGCAAGAAGACAGAAAGGAAACTTGCAGAATCGGAAGAAAAATTCAAACGGGTTGTAGACCTCTCAATTGACGGCATATTAATAGGAACAATTAGTGGAGAAATTGTTGACTGTAATGATGCCGCCTGCAGAATTTACGGGTACGATAAAGTGGAGATCCTGGGGCGGGATATAGCTGATCTTCTTCCTGAGAACTTTACCAGAAGCATTCCGGAAATAATAACCAGTAAAGAAACCACAGGGGACAAAACAGTCGAGATAATTAACAAAAAAAAGGACGGTACGCTCTTTCCAGCTGAAATTGCAACCAGAATATTCAAACTGGGCAATGAAGAAAGGCTGATAGTGTATGTTCGGGACATTACGGAACGTAAAAAAGCTGAAAAGGCATTGAAAGCAAGTGAAGAGAACTTCCGTACCCTTGTGAACAACACTCTCGATGGTATATTGATACTTGATTTTGAAGGCAGTATCCTGGCTGCAAATGCTGCCGTTGGAAAAATGTTCGATCTGGAGCTCAAAGAGGTAACAGGTACAAACATTGCAAAATATCTTGCTCCCGAATCATTGCCGATTGCAATCGAAGACCAGATAAATGTTCTAAATGATAAGGGAGGCTACCTCAGTGTTTACAAAGCAATCTCTTCCAGAGGGGAGCCTCTCTGGATTGAAGGCCTTGGTACAAAAATAATCTACCAGAACCAGCCGGCAAATATCGTGGTTATAAGGGATATAACCGTTAGAAAAAAAGCAGAAGAGGCTCTAATAAATGCAAAAACGGCTGCTGAGGTGGCAAACCGCACAAAAAGCGAGTTTTTAACCAACATGAGTCATGAACTGAAAACTCCTTTAAACTCTATACTCGGGTTTTCAGACCTGTTAAAGGAAGGAATTGCAGGGCCCCTGAACGAAAAACAATCCAAGTATGTCCAGTTTATTTCTTCAAGTGGAAAAACCCTCCTCAATATAATCAGCGACATACTCGATTTATCAAAATCAGAATCAGGAGATGAAGATCTCAATATGAAAGAATTTTATGTCGATGAATCTATTAATAAAGTTATCTCAATGATTCTTCCACAAACTCATGAAAAGAATATTAAATTAAATTACCATTCAGAAAATGGAACATTATGGATATTTGCCGATGAGGTAAAGTTCCAGCAGATTATGGAAAACCTGTTAAGTAATGCCCTAAAATTCACACCTGCAGACGGTTCAATTGATGTAATTTCAAAGCAGGAAGGCAACCTTTTAACTATTATGATCAAAGATACAGGAATAGGAATTCCTGAGAATAGCCTTGAGAAAATTTTTAAGCCATTCATTCAGATAGATTCATCTCTAAGCCGCACTTTCGAAGGTACGGGACTGGGGTTAACCCTGGTAAAAAAGTATGTTGAAATGCATGGCGGCAATATATATGTGGAAAGTAAAATAGGAGAAGGTTCATCTTTTAGATTCGAACTGCCAGTAATTCGACAGAAGACAGGTGGACCTGTTCTAAAAGAGAGAACGAAAAAACTATTATCTGAAACTCTGTAACTGAGAAACCATCATTGGAAAAATCATTGTCTGGATTTTGCCGGATGTATTGTTTGATGGCTAACTGTGCCATTTTATTGTTTTGTATTTGTTTTCGCCCCTTTGGTCACAGGTTATGGAAACAAAAGTTTCCCATGAATATATCCCGAATATGAAGATATCCTTATATCCTTACTCCATCATAGCACAGCTCAATGGCAAGCTACAAAGTTCTGGTAAGGGATGTTATAAAAAAAGCTGATGTCCTTCTTGAGGTCATAGATGCCCGGTTTCCAAAAGAGACCCGAAACAGTGAGGTTGAAAAGGATATTATCCGTTTAAAGAAGCCTTTCATAATAGTCATTAATAAGTGCGACCTTGTATCAAAAGAAAAACTTGATAAAACCAAATCCCACCTCTCCAAAATTGCCCCTACGATTTTTATATCCAGCAAGGACAGGTCCGGGACAACCATGTTAAGGCACCAGATACTTGCCTCCGCCTGCAATATAAAAGAACGTGATATCCTCGTCGGCACCCTCGGTTATCCCAATGTAGGCAAGTCCTCCGTAATCAATGGCGTTACTGGTAGGCACAGGGCGGGCACCTCCCCCATATCCGGCCACACAAAAGGAGTGCAGCATGTGGATGCAGGTTCACATATCATGTTTATAGATACTCCGGGAGTAATCCCCTTCGATGAAAACGATGAATATGTTCAGGGCCTGCTGGGGATAAAGGATGTAACTCACTTGCGGGATCCACTCGGTGTTGCCCTTAAGATAATAGAAAAACTGCTTGCCGAAAACAAAACTTCCCTTGAGTCCTGTTATAATATCATAATCGAAGACCAGAAAGATTACTCCGTACTTGAACTAATAGGCAAACAGTGTAATTTCCTGCAAAAGAAAGGCGAGGTGGATGAAATGAGAGCAGTTGCCAGAATAATCAATGACTGGCAAACCGGGGTGCTCCGAATCTAAAAAAATAGATGACGCTCCAGATCCAGGAACAAAATTTAGCCAGAATCCGGGTTGCGGTTTTCCTGGAGAAAAAGGAAAAATTATTCAAGCTTTAAAACGAAATTAAAGTAAAAAAGGTGAGGATCAAGAAGGATGGCCAGAAGTCCGGAGCAAAAACTGGAAAAATACGATAAACTGGAAAAATATGAAGAATCAGAAAAAGAAAGGATATTGAGGAAAAAACTTATTCTGGTTACCTCAAAACTTTTGATCGTAATTTCCGTGATTCTGCTAGCCCTGCTTTCCCAGAAATAAAGCAGGATACAGCAGAAAGGTATCCTCTTCAAATATGAGGGGCTTTCAATCATAGGGCCTGTTTATTCGGGCAACTTACTTTTCTCTGACAAAACAGGATGCTCTACAGTACGCCCTGATCCTGGATGAGACCGGCCTGTAATTATCTCCTGTACAGAAAACAATACTTTTGATGCCGTACCCACCTGACAGCACAAAAGACTATTTGCAACGATTTCCAAGCGTCATTGGTTAAACGTTAGATAATTGATATTAATAATCTAAATCTGATATTAATAGTCTAGACCAAGGAATTTAAAAAGAAGGTGAAATGAAAAACAATATTGGTAGATGGAAGTAAGTTCTTAACCGATGACCAATGAAATGATTCTCAAATGCTTATTTCCAATTTTTCCCAGTCCATCTCCAGTGCATCGCCGATTTTCGCAATCACCAGATCAGCACCGGCTTCTTTTAGAAGCTCTGGATCCACCGTCTGAGCCACTCCTATAGCGAAAAGTCCTGCGTTCTTAGCAAGTTGCATATCACCCGGTCCGTCCCCAAAATAGACTGACTGCAACGCAAACTGTTTTAAAGACAAACCTTCTTTTTCAGCGAGCATTTCAATATGCTTTGGACCTTTCTTATAAATATCGAATCCTAATAAACAATCAATGTAAGGGAAAATACCAACTTCATACAGACGCTTCATCATTGGTCCAGTACCACTACCTGAAGTGATGAACACCCTGTAACCTTTGGTTTTGAATAATTTTAAAAGCGCTTCTGTTTTCGGAAACAGTGAATATGTTTCATCATAAATGGTGGTACAGAATTCGTCCATCAGTTTTGGCACTGCATCTTTTGGTAGTTTATGGTGTTCCAAAATATGAGAAAATTGTTCATCCCACGGTGTGCCTGTTGCGGCGATGGAATATGCGGCTACATTAGGTGATTCAATCCCTGTCTGTCGTTTCACTACATCGCAGAAAACTCTGGTGTAAATTGGCATAGCATCCACAAGAGTTCCATTGAAGTCTGAAACAATGTATTTTATTTTGATGTCCATAAACTGCACACCTTATGATTTTTATTTTTGTGTATCGCTTCCTGATTAATTCCATATTTTGAATAATAACTCTGTCAGGCATTTCGCTCTTTTATTCTATATTATATTTCCACATAAATATGAATGGTGTTTCGTTAATCTGATTGAAGTATCCAAATGCAGGGTCTGAAAATGCAGGGTCTGATCAAGATAAAAATGTTTACCTCGGGCCAGTTACAAAAAAATGTAAAGAATATGCTGAGAATTTCTATCCTGATATCTGGTGTAATTGTTTAAGTGATAGTATCAAACTTCTTATTGCTGCGACCAGAATAAAAAAGGTCATTATTAGTAAAATAAGTAAAAACCAGGGTTAACGAAATTGGATTCCATTGGTCATCGGTTAAGGTGTAAAACATCTTTCCTGACCATAAAATTATATTAATTATTTGTATATCATCCTTTCTGTGATTGCACAGCCTTCCTCAACGCACTAAAAATCTGATACATTTGAAACTCATCTCCATAAAATGTACCCAAAAGTTTGGTTGATATAATTTGCTAAAAAAACGAAGTTCATAAGACTGAAATCAAGATTGAGGTCATTCCTTAACCGAAGACCAATGCAATGGTTTCAGGTCTTCAGGTTTGCAGAAGAACATGTGGACAGAAGTGGAATTGAATCAATACTGCCCCGGTCTGGAATGATTAGTTCCATTCCAACTCTCTGAAGAGGCGATTTGCGATTTTTTCAGGTAGCTCATCCCGGTTCCCCTCATCAACCGTCAAAACCTCGAATTCTTTTCTTATCCTCTGAGCCAGTGGATGTTTGCTGGATCTGTGCAGCACCGCCAGAACCGGTTTATCAGATTCCAGGACTGTTTCAACCGCCGAAACGAAAGCTTCGGATTTGAGCTCCATCGGTCCGATCTCATCGATAACTATCAAGTCACAGTCAAGGGCACTCCAGAGAGCATTTGCCCCAATCTTTTCAAGGTCTTCGAGGTTGACGTGGTACTTTCCTATCCTCGGTCCACTCCCCTTGACACTGCTCAGGATGCCGTTTTTCCCGGTTGTAAGGTCCCGGATTGAAAAGCCTTCTCTTGTGCCTTCCTTTCGGATTTCGGCAGTCTGGATGCCGCCTATTTTGAAGCCGGGCTGATCTGCAAGTTTTTCGGCAGCTTTCGCCACAACTGTTGATTTCCCAATCCCTGGACTGCCGGTTACTGCAATTCTCAACATAGTCTTTTTCTCCCCCTGTATTTTTTTCATTTTCCAAAAAAAATAGACCTTACTTTATATATATCAGCCAGAAACCCATTTTACGTTGACTATAAAAACATTGCAGAATATACTGAATGCATTGAATATACACTGAATATACTGAATGCATTGAATATACACTGAATATACACTGAATATACACTTAAAACTCCTATAATTCTAATATGCTAACTTTAGTAGATCTATAAGGAGATGAGATCGTGACCACAGACCAGGAAATTCTTGCCAGACTGCAGGAGATCGAGAAGAGAATGGATAAGATGGAAGCCACACTGGAAAGTATAAACAGTATCCTTAAAAAAGTGGAACAAAATACTTATTTTGGGTGTTATGTAGAGGGAGAAAAACTGGAATAACGACATATTACGGGCTTTTTCTGAAACTTCAGAATCGGAAAGCAGGGCAGGGTTTCAGCTTGTTCTGGAAGATAATTCAGGGGATCCGATTGAGTTCATGCAGAGCATTCAGCTTACGGTTTTCCCGTAAATTTTCGATATTTTTTTATGTTTACTCCCATTTCCCTGTATTTTTCTTTCTCAAGCCGCTTCAGGCCGATTTCGGATTTTTTTGACTGGAATATGAGTTCATTGGTTAACCTGTGATAG
The Methanosarcina sp. WWM596 DNA segment above includes these coding regions:
- a CDS encoding GTPase: MASYKVLVRDVIKKADVLLEVIDARFPKETRNSEVEKDIIRLKKPFIIVINKCDLVSKEKLDKTKSHLSKIAPTIFISSKDRSGTTMLRHQILASACNIKERDILVGTLGYPNVGKSSVINGVTGRHRAGTSPISGHTKGVQHVDAGSHIMFIDTPGVIPFDENDEYVQGLLGIKDVTHLRDPLGVALKIIEKLLAENKTSLESCYNIIIEDQKDYSVLELIGKQCNFLQKKGEVDEMRAVARIINDWQTGVLRI
- a CDS encoding PAS domain S-box protein, which encodes MIELDTSDKPKVLIVDDERDQVELLCLQLEDEYFPIPAYTGKEAIELVKTELPDLILLDLMLPVSDGYEICSILKNDPVYRFIPIIIISGLIEKPNKIRATQCGADDFINKPIDRFELKTRIKSLIRIKKNYEALQESENRYKQLFNNSPAVTLLVDPFNYRIVDANNPACAYYGYTYEEVTAKKITDINTFSQERNRVISQQVFSEKKGHFYSCHKLASGEIRHVEMYVNTINVKGKELFFINVYDITASKKTERKLAESEEKFKRVVDLSIDGILIGTISGEIVDCNDAACRIYGYDKVEILGRDIADLLPENFTRSIPEIITSKETTGDKTVEIINKKKDGTLFPAEIATRIFKLGNEERLIVYVRDITERKKAEKALKASEENFRTLVNNTLDGILILDFEGSILAANAAVGKMFDLELKEVTGTNIAKYLAPESLPIAIEDQINVLNDKGGYLSVYKAISSRGEPLWIEGLGTKIIYQNQPANIVVIRDITVRKKAEEALINAKTAAEVANRTKSEFLTNMSHELKTPLNSILGFSDLLKEGIAGPLNEKQSKYVQFISSSGKTLLNIISDILDLSKSESGDEDLNMKEFYVDESINKVISMILPQTHEKNIKLNYHSENGTLWIFADEVKFQQIMENLLSNALKFTPADGSIDVISKQEGNLLTIMIKDTGIGIPENSLEKIFKPFIQIDSSLSRTFEGTGLGLTLVKKYVEMHGGNIYVESKIGEGSSFRFELPVIRQKTGGPVLKERTKKLLSETL
- a CDS encoding nucleoside deaminase, whose amino-acid sequence is MSKKDFLFMKRAIELSLKSITRGGGPFGAVITKNGEIVSESCNQVTVLNDPTAHAEISAIREAARKLNTFNLSGCEIYVSCEPCPMCLGAIYWARIDRVFFASTRSDAENIGFDDSFIYKEISCSPQERKIEFRQLLKEEALEAFKVWEETENKVEY
- a CDS encoding DUF5661 family protein — its product is MLTTKSFTAEEAKAVGEQLGLKWDKFDVDQFRRGMDVELEHGTIDPATNVTNDDPIMTGKIALAHLNEFPDYYDRLEEMEEEAEEFWEKD
- a CDS encoding NTPase produces the protein MKKIQGEKKTMLRIAVTGSPGIGKSTVVAKAAEKLADQPGFKIGGIQTAEIRKEGTREGFSIRDLTTGKNGILSSVKGSGPRIGKYHVNLEDLEKIGANALWSALDCDLIVIDEIGPMELKSEAFVSAVETVLESDKPVLAVLHRSSKHPLAQRIRKEFEVLTVDEGNRDELPEKIANRLFRELEWN
- the tnpA gene encoding IS200/IS605 family transposase, translating into MVNTKYETRNHSKFLLMYHVIFVCKYRKVILEPISEELKQIRIDISKESNFEILEMETDKDHIHFLIKSEPKVSVLSIVRKLKQEYTNRLWKTQKEYLKKYYWGENTLWSDGYFASTIGNVSKEAAEYYIRNQG
- a CDS encoding phenylacetate--CoA ligase family protein, with translation MKYWQPKYETMDPKETKRLQLKRLQHSAKLVYDNVPFYRQKFKEAGVAPEDIKTLEDVRKLPFTRKTDLRDNYPFGLFAAKKEDIVRIHASSGTSGKPTVVGYTAKDIETWSDLIARSLTMIGLTKGDVIQNSMNYGLFTGGMGFHYGVERMGALVVPAATGNTARQLEMMIDFGVTAVHCTPSYAFYLAETAEELGLIDKLSLKAAIFGGEPWSENTRKQLEKRLNLKAYDCYGLSEMLGPGVGFECQEQNGLHIWSDNFFVEVLDENGEQVSEGEKGELVLTSLNKEGLCNIRYRTGDMTRLLESECDCGRTTTRISRLLGRVDDMMIVRGINVFPSQIQDVISRIPQVGEQFQLILDRNKHMLDELTIEVELEDNAFTGDLKDLKAIQNHVQHELKAVLNIRTNVELLEKGSIERTAGKAKRIIDRRAEL
- a CDS encoding HAD family hydrolase; the protein is MDIKIKYIVSDFNGTLVDAMPIYTRVFCDVVKRQTGIESPNVAAYSIAATGTPWDEQFSHILEHHKLPKDAVPKLMDEFCTTIYDETYSLFPKTEALLKLFKTKGYRVFITSGSGTGPMMKRLYEVGIFPYIDCLLGFDIYKKGPKHIEMLAEKEGLSLKQFALQSVYFGDGPGDMQLAKNAGLFAIGVAQTVDPELLKEAGADLVIAKIGDALEMDWEKLEISI